The segment gtggcgctctCCCTCTTCATTAAACCACTTCTGAATCTACACAGAGGGAGCACACAGGGAGAACGTTAAATACTGCAAACATTTAGCTTTGAAATTACGAAAGCACCCATCTAAACATCAGAAGGCAGATCACAGTTAGCACCTGGATGAAGTGCCCCTCCATCTCTCGGAGTTGCAGCAGGTGCTCCAGGTGTTCCAGTGACATGTTGGACCTCTGCACAAGTATGTGAGCCTGCTCCTCCACATGGTTGTACAGGCTGGTCAATGAGTCCACTGCATCACTGCATGATGGAAAAAGATAgattaaaaagcaaataaaactgATAAATGTAGTTTTAAATATACATGATTATAGTGCTAATGTTATTCTAGTAGTCTAGAAGACTAAATGAATGAAACCCTGAATGAGACTGGGATTTTCTCTACATATAAATATAGCATGGGAAAGCAGGATGTCGTGTGTTTACCTAAGGTCCTCGCAGTGGGGGTATTTAAGGTCACTCTCCTTCCTCAGCCGAGCCAAGATGGCCCCGCCTTCCCTCTGCAGCCTGACCAATCGGCTGTCCTCCAGAACATCCCTCATCAGAGTCCTCTGGTCCATCATACACTGCTGCACAGTCTATTTGAGAAACACGattctgtcttcatttatatAAACTATTTAGCTAAATTCCATGTATTTGAACTGAAGAATGAGTTGAATAACTTAAACTCAAGTAACAACATGGTAATTAATACATCGTTAAGGTACCTGCACAGTGTCTGTCCTCTGGGGCTCCTCTAACCTACTGATGGCTCTCAGCAGTAGGCTGGATGCTTCGTGAAGTTCACACACAAAGGGGAAGAGTTTCTACAGAAGAAATTATATGGACATGTGTAAATCatgatctgaaaaacaaaaaaacaactcgGACCACTAAATTAAGTAGAGGACAGAATGTGTCTCACCTGGTGCAGCTCCATCCAGTCACAGTGGCTGTAAGACAGTGTGCCATCCAGCTGAGGGCTCAGCTGACTCACCTCCACCAGCTTCAACAAGGTTTTCATTGTTGTCACCACATCAGTCTGCAAAACATCACATTAACAAGTGGATACAGTGTGTTTGATCTCCGATCGATTGCCCTTTACATAAAACTAAAAAGAAGTACTGTATGTTTCATGTGgaccacatttaaaaaaagactttaaaGAGTGTAGAGGCTGACCTGTATCCCAGGACACCTTTCTGGACGGGTGTTGCTTTCCTTGTCCACCAGCAGTACCAAACTGTTCACTGCCTGGGGAAACTGCTCCTGTAACAGTTAAACAGAGACACATTTAAGCCAATTGATTTTGAGTTAGGTCCTTTTATTGATCCATTTTCAATAGCACTGCCATACATATAGCAGTGATAATGAAAATGGGATTTGCAGTTTtattagataaaaaaaataatcaaaaataaacatcaaaaaCTCAATGGATGGATTTagttttaataataaatgtttaattaaattGATGCAGTTTAcatttgattaaaaataaatgtttccaCTGTTCAGTTACCAAAGCGCAGGAGCTGGTACATGAAAGGCGTGATGTTTAATTCAAGTTCAATTCTTTGTCTGCAAACATCAACACTACAGCAGCAACTCACAGACACTGTGTGCCTCTTTACCTGAAGAGTCATCAGACCCTTATAGAGCTGAGGTGGAGGGTTTGTCTTTCTAGCATCAAAGATCAGTGTCATCCCAGTTTCCCTGATCTCCTTcctagaaacaaaaacaaacattcacgTCAGTGATGCATACAACTGGGGCCTGGGATGATACAAGAACTGTCTTCCTGCCTGTCTGTGGTCATACGGTTTGGTGTCTTTAGTCCTTCCTCACCTGGTGACAGAGTAGAAATAAAGCAGCATCTGGAAAACCTCATGGCTTGTGACAGTCAAACGCCATCCCGCGTGGCCTCCATAGAGCTCAACTATTGCCCTGCCTGTCCTGTCTCTACTGCCTGGAGGAGTCAGAAAAAAGGAGATATGTTGTAGATTATCACAAAGATCAGTCCACTGTTTATTTACACCAAGTCTGAAACAAAGAGCAAGGACACGCAGAGAAACATACTACCAAATATCTCAGATTGTATTACCTGTGAGAGATGCTACTCCTAGATAGACAGGGTGGGCTCTGGGGTCTGGGGATCCCAGTGGGAGGTGGTCAGGTCTAGGACGAGTAGAGGCAGGCTGGGAGGTCTTATGTGTCAGTGGATGCTGATCTGCCTGTGGTGACCTTTCTGTCTGAGGGccatttctgtttgttgtggTAGACTGAGCACCATCTgtggaaagttttttttctattttgttatgatgaaaaatgaaaaaaaatcaaaacccTAAAGAAGTTATCCCAACAACACCTCCTCAAAAACAATATAACAGAACTCTACCTGGAACCACCATCTTCCTCCTGATGATCTTGGGTGACACCAGTCCAAAAGCTgtgctgtttttacattttaccacATGTAGCTGGGGAACTTCTGCACAGGAGTCagtattttctctcctcctgaCATTGCGTCCATCAACAATAACCACTTCACACCTTTCTGAGGTGTCCACCACTGCCGTGGAGAGGGATGAGCATCTTCCATTTGATTCCTTTTCTCGTCTGTTTTGTGAGGAATTAGAGAAGTTTGGACACATCCCTGTATTGTTGGTTCTGTTCTGCAGGCGAACACTTGAACTAAAGGGTAACTTGGGGTGTTTGGTGGAGACATCTGATTGTGTAGGGCCATTTGAGCCTGACATAAAATTAGTAGTATTTAGTCTTGTCATTGCTGTTGAATCAGACCCATTCACATTGCCATAAGAATCAGCAGAGTGAGCATCCCGTATTTCCCTAAAGGGCACAGCAGTCCTTTCAGTTGTCTGCTTTGGTAGCACAACAAATTGTGAAGTGTTTGTCCTCCTGTAATCCACACAGTGGACAGCATCTGTCTCTGCTGGTGTCCAATAAGGAACAGTGTTCCTTTCTCCCGACTCTTCACAAATGGCTCCGCTGACAGAGGATGGAGACTGATGGCACCATGTTCCTTGAATGTTATAACATGACTCCCCTGTTTCAGTCTCAGTTGGCCCCTGCGTGTCATCACACAGTGAGAAAtcaccatcctcctccaccacagctAACATATTACCCCTCTCCTCCGCCTGTCCAAAGGTGACAGGGTTTTGTAGAGCAGCCTGATAGGACTCCCTGTAGCGACACCTCAGCTCCTGAGCTCTGGTGACCTTTCCACCCTGTCTCCTTCTCATGCACGGGGTACATGGTTTCTCTGAGAAACACTGAGACGGTTGAAGGGAGTCAGCCTGAGGCTGGTGGTGTGGTTGGGAATGGCTGTGAGTGGATGGAGATCCtgtttctgcagacatgttGGGCTTTAATGATGCAGCAAGTATCGATGTAGAATGACAGTGTGGTTTTGTAGGAAACTGCACATGTGACTGAGCATTAGGAGGGATCTGTGTGCCTGgctgcctttgtgtttgtctgtgaggTTCCTTTTGTGAATAGGACTGGTTTTGTGATGGTCTCTGTGGATACCTTTGCatttgtacttgtgtgtgtggctggattTGCACTTCTGATTTTCGTTGTTCTTCTGTACGTGACTGAGCTTTAGCAAAAAGCATAGTGGCCTGCTGTACATCAATGTACTCTCCTTCTACAATAATGTCAGCTCCTTCTACTTTTTGTGGATTTTCATAAACAGTTACACTCTTATTCTCAATTTTGAGTCTATCACCACTAGCAGGGATGTGTGTATTTGACACACTGCTTGTTTTTGTAGATGTATTTGGATCTATTCCAGTAAAATTGCAGTCCCACGTATTTGGTGACACCCAGCCAACAGGCTTAGGGTCAGTTTCAGTCTCTTTAACATTGACCAGCCTTGATGATGAAGCAGTGCTAGTATCCACCAAGCAAAGTGACACAGCAATCCCGTGCTTTGCTGGACATATTCTGGTCTCCACAGAGAAGGCAGAGGGGTGTGGAGAAGGTGTTAAACCTGAATTCCTAACAGCTATAGGATACTGTTTAGGTGCAGAAAGTGGAAATGACTTATTTGATGAAGACTTCTCTGCAAAATCAGGAATAGATGAAGacggaagaggaagaggaggtggtaAAGAGGGAtatgaaggaggagcagaggccaTACTACTCCCAGCCTTTGGTGGCACATCCACAAAATCAGGCACAGCCACTCGTTCCCATGGTAACCTCACCACGCCTTGCTCAGTGGCGAGCAGGCACTGGTTGAGAGGCGTTCCCTGTCGGCCGTGGTTGATCTCGTCTAACCAGTCACAGCTGAATATACAAGGATAGAACGTTTCAGGGATTGGCGTCTCCTCAATGAGTTCTGCTGGAAGCCCCTCCTCTTCCAGGAGGCTGCAGACCAAAATACGAGCTGACTGATCACAGAAAGGTGCCACCTGGAGGTAGAAGTCACCAGGCTGAAGAAGCAGGGGGTTGATAGGAGCAAGCTGGATGACGATTTGgtcatgtaaacacagaggcCAGCCCTCACAGAGGAAAAGTGCATCGGAGTAGCGAGCCTAAGGAAACAAGGTCACAAACAATTTGGATTCATTAGAAATAAAGGGACTTTTTTTCTATTACCAGTAGATCTTACACAAGCTCAGCACACCACTAAAACACTTACACAAGCTGCCTCCTGCACAGTGTCTAAGATGTGCTTGGCTGGGACCAGAAAGTCCAGCAAGCACCGCAGGGCATCTCCATGATACCGACTGTCAATGATTTGGAAGAGCTGGCTGAGAAGAGTGGGAGCAGTGGCCTCGAAGGGCGGGTAGAGCACTGAAAGAAGGTTCTGGATCGAGCCCTCCAGAGAATCAAGGTTCTGAAAACATACAGAGACATGAAAGACTACACTAAATCGCACAGGCTTTCTTCCTCAACCTCATGGCCTGCTGagagaacaacaacacaaatttCCACACTCACCATTAAATATACAGGCAGCCAGCCTGACAACAAACATCCAAGTAAACACAGTGTGATGGCTGGTCCCAAGGCTAGCAAGCCTCCTGGTTTATGGTTTCACATTCCCTTTGACCTGTACTCAAGGCCCGCTACCCACTTTTAGGCCCTGCTTTATTTAGCTCAGCAAAGGCCACAGCAGCGACCTCGGGGGTTAATGTATATACAGTCATGGCTGAGGCTCTGTGGGGCTTCAAGAAGGGCGATGCAAGAATGTTGATACACAGAAGGAATGTTGCTGCCCCAGAAATGCATACAATAACAGACATCAGGTGTTAATCAGTGAAcactgtgctaagctaagctaagtggCAGCAGACTTAAATTTGCCTCATACAAGACTCcaattgattgatttttttgtcaaaaaGTAAGTTAGCGTATTCTCCCATGatgtcacatttacatttattctcTATAACAATTGTCTCCATGAGATTATATTTGGATAAATCATTTTACAcaacatgataacagctgtagACATGGACATAAAAAGGCAGAAACAGAGAATGGCATGTCCCAGTCTCCTAAAACCAAATCTGTGGAGCATCTCAGTGTAGGTTTGTTGTTTCGGATGTTTTCAGGGTCTCAATCTTATCACTTTACACTTTTATCTGAAAACACACTAGAAAAGAACACTGTGACTCAGGTGTTTTTGGTCAGTGCTGCCACACCCCACTGGGACCAAATGCAACAATGGTCATCATGAGGTAAATGGAGAAGGAGAATAATTATGGGATATGGGGATAGGCTGTCAATGAGAGCAGGATGATTGCAGATGCAGAATCtgtgtaaataatttaaatgttcTCTTCTCCTGAAGATATTGACCAGACTTTGCTGTTATCTTAGCACGGTTCAGGCTCATGAAATCTAAATGTGACCTTGAGAAGAAAACTTTATTGATGCTCAGATGAAACATTTGGAAGCACAATGCATGTAGAGAGTAAAATGTATGTCTGCTGACAAGAAACAGGACACTAACAAATATACAGTATCTGACTTTTTGTCTGTCTAGAGTATGTGGCATATGGGTGGACTGCACAgacctgtctctctgcctgggCAGCATACTCCCGCTACAGATTTCACACAGCTCTATATAAACACCCGGGTCTTTCTCACTCAGCCACTGAAATAAATGACGATGCTCACATTGCTGTGGATAAGATGTCCCAGTGCTGGAGCTGAGGGCAGTTTGAATATCTCTGTCCAGTATcattatgaaacagaaatagTCCTTGAACATTCCTGTCAAGCAAGTTCCTGCCTAGACAAGAAGAGACattcaacaataaaaaaaggaaagtatGACCGAGACTTTATACACTCTTGTTGTACATTTGTCTTCAGGAAAAGGGTGATTCAAGTGTGCAAAACACTCCTCCATTCATTTCAATAAATACCACAGAATTTAAACATTTGGTTCCTAAAACAGCACGATTACTGCTATCAACAGCAAATTTATTTAACCTTTTCATACCTAATTTACCGTATCACTGGAGTCAAGTGAAATATCCTGTCAAATATTCAGTTTCTCTAATATTATACACCATGCCTGAGAAATAtgtgaaacacaacaagcatgACAGCACTGATTTGGACAAACTTCAAAGTCTCTACAGACACTGATACAGCCTCTAAATAAGCATGAAAAGAATCAATTTCCTGTATTTATGTCTGCGGTTTTTCATCTGAGCTGATATACACAGATTCCCTACTGGATTACACAAACTATTTAAAGTCGCTATTCTCTTCTGCCCACACAAAGATGAGCTCAGAATTTAGTGAGTTATT is part of the Parambassis ranga chromosome 7, fParRan2.1, whole genome shotgun sequence genome and harbors:
- the LOC114438822 gene encoding uncharacterized protein LOC114438822 isoform X5, whose product is MGRTPHRKMNLDSLEGSIQNLLSVLYPPFEATAPTLLSQLFQIIDSRYHGDALRCLLDFLVPAKHILDTVQEAACARYSDALFLCEGWPLCLHDQIVIQLAPINPLLLQPGDFYLQVAPFCDQSARILVCSLLEEEGLPAELIEETPIPETFYPCIFSCDWLDEINHGRQGTPLNQCLLATEQGVVRLPWERVAVPDFVDVPPKAGSSMASAPPSYPSLPPPLPLPSSSIPDFAEKSSSNKSFPLSAPKQYPIAVRNSGLTPSPHPSAFSVETRICPAKHGIAVSLCLVDTSTASSSRLVNVKETETDPKPVGWVSPNTWDCNFTGIDPNTSTKTSSVSNTHIPASGDRLKIENKSVTVYENPQKVEGADIIVEGEYIDVQQATMLFAKAQSRTEEQRKSEVQIQPHTQVQMQRYPQRPSQNQSYSQKEPHRQTQRQPGTQIPPNAQSHVQFPTKPHCHSTSILAASLKPNMSAETGSPSTHSHSQPHHQPQADSLQPSQCFSEKPCTPCMRRRQGGKVTRAQELRCRYRESYQAALQNPVTFGQAEERGNMLAVVEEDGDFSLCDDTQGPTETETGESCYNIQGTWCHQSPSSVSGAICEESGERNTVPYWTPAETDAVHCVDYRRTNTSQFVVLPKQTTERTAVPFREIRDAHSADSYGNVNGSDSTAMTRLNTTNFMSGSNGPTQSDVSTKHPKLPFSSSVRLQNRTNNTGMCPNFSNSSQNRREKESNGRCSSLSTAVVDTSERCEVVIVDGRNVRRRENTDSCAEVPQLHVVKCKNSTAFGLVSPKIIRRKMVVPDGAQSTTTNRNGPQTERSPQADQHPLTHKTSQPASTRPRPDHLPLGSPDPRAHPVYLGVASLTGSRDRTGRAIVELYGGHAGWRLTVTSHEVFQMLLYFYSVTRKEIRETGMTLIFDARKTNPPPQLYKGLMTLQEQFPQAVNSLVLLVDKESNTRPERCPGIQTDVVTTMKTLLKLVEVSQLSPQLDGTLSYSHCDWMELHQKLFPFVCELHEASSLLLRAISRLEEPQRTDTVQTVQQCMMDQRTLMRDVLEDSRLVRLQREGGAILARLRKESDLKYPHCEDLSDAVDSLTSLYNHVEEQAHILVQRSNMSLEHLEHLLQLREMEGHFIQIQKWFNEEGERHLLEAESVDDSGDRMEQILNSFTGFLIEANDRRHHAMSLVTELERLQQSGSSYPETVAFRAFVCSFKSGLEDFLCRAEACGRDLQIMVNVCDFCEQATALASECTEYLDQSQSTVHTTQDHETNAYPIQHQNQDPSLSSEPLSQSIPAAHGSSPNSTTVSLSSTDSSILQTFQERFLEFSPERFQEMKAQASALQGSRGMRVWNTAWLRCQEARQQLQERMQDVTVVYHQQPDSSSWCEEHFVDVVSTNVQTAPPGGQSLVVQSTPGPRHPQWESIVSGAVDLGKRKPKLGSNSPKSTTVACCNIIIKPEDHSDTGNSQGSKAISQSPNRSAKRTDREARRRQMSRTRSERDAAALSQAHTVGCQWFPWGRGLRARSVSQDSCSSALATAGSSSPPEQQVRSPSSCSHHGQPSCRILQEAQKFQISRHGSFCSEDSCMSSQGAVGGNRTSCCKHSSLPIGRYEGPLCPQESASNALRLQRVMEELVFTEREYVRSLGYILTHYLPLMDRPDIPQDLRGKRGIIFGNLEKLYDFHSHYFLPELEACQREPAMVARCFLRHSESFGLYALYSKNKPQSDALILHRRHDIFKKKQQELGDMMDLSSYLLRPIQRISKYSLLLQDMLALAGAYRPKEMIQDKLFASGAHTESVCGSPVYVPDLTSSERERERAEIQAAADLVRFQMRHGNDLLTMDAIQDCDLNLKEQGQLIRQDEFTVFYRKKKCVRRVFLFEDLILFSKTKKTAVGNDVYVYKQSFKTNDIGMTHNSGVSSLCFEIWFRRRKSEDTYTLRASSMDLKQAWTTDLERILWDQAAHSRAAYAGEGVHGNVPETFHGYSAQ
- the LOC114438822 gene encoding uncharacterized protein LOC114438822 isoform X4, which translates into the protein MGRTPHRKMNLDSLEGSIQNLLSVLYPPFEATAPTLLSQLFQIIDSRYHGDALRCLLDFLVPAKHILDTVQEAACARYSDALFLCEGWPLCLHDQIVIQLAPINPLLLQPGDFYLQVAPFCDQSARILVCSLLEEEGLPAELIEETPIPETFYPCIFSCDWLDEINHGRQGTPLNQCLLATEQGVVRLPWERVAVPDFVDVPPKAGSSMASAPPSYPSLPPPLPLPSSSIPDFAEKSSSNKSFPLSAPKQYPIAVRNSGLTPSPHPSAFSVETRICPAKHGIAVSLCLVDTSTASSSRLVNVKETETDPKPVGWVSPNTWDCNFTGIDPNTSTKTSSVSNTHIPASGDRLKIENKSVTVYENPQKVEGADIIVEGEYIDVQQATMLFAKAQSRTEEQRKSEVQIQPHTQVQMQRYPQRPSQNQSYSQKEPHRQTQRQPGTQIPPNAQSHVQFPTKPHCHSTSILAASLKPNMSAETGSPSTHSHSQPHHQPQADSLQPSQCFSEKPCTPCMRRRQGGKVTRAQELRCRYRESYQAALQNPVTFGQAEERGNMLAVVEEDGDFSLCDDTQGPTETETGESCYNIQGTWCHQSPSSVSGAICEESGERNTVPYWTPAETDAVHCVDYRRTNTSQFVVLPKQTTERTAVPFREIRDAHSADSYGNVNGSDSTAMTRLNTTNFMSGSNGPTQSDVSTKHPKLPFSSSVRLQNRTNNTGMCPNFSNSSQNRREKESNGRCSSLSTAVVDTSERCEVVIVDGRNVRRRENTDSCAEVPQLHVVKCKNSTAFGLVSPKIIRRKMVVPDGAQSTTTNRNGPQTERSPQADQHPLTHKTSQPASTRPRPDHLPLGSPDPRAHPVYLGVASLTGSRDRTGRAIVELYGGHAGWRLTVTSHEVFQMLLYFYSVTRKEIRETGMTLIFDARKTNPPPQLYKGLMTLQEQFPQAVNSLVLLVDKESNTRPERCPGIQTDVVTTMKTLLKLVEVSQLSPQLDGTLSYSHCDWMELHQKLFPFVCELHEASSLLLRAISRLEEPQRTDTVQTVQQCMMDQRTLMRDVLEDSRLVRLQREGGAILARLRKESDLKYPHCEDLSDAVDSLTSLYNHVEEQAHILVQRSNMSLEHLEHLLQLREMEGHFIQIQKWFNEEGERHLLEAESVDDSGDRMEQILNSFTGFLIEANDRRHHAMSLVTELERLQQSGSSYPETVAFRAFVCSFKSGLEDFLCRAEACGRDLQIMVNVCDFCEQATALASECTEYLDQSQSTVHTTQDHETNAYPIQHQNQDPSLSSEPLSQSIPAAHGSSPNSTTVSLSSTDSSILQTFQERFLEFSPERFQEMKAQASALQGSRGMRVWNTAWLRCQEARQQLQERMQDVTVVYHQQPDSSSWCEEHFVDVVSTNVQTAPPGGQSLVVQSTPGPRHPQWESIVSGAVDLGKRKPKLGSNSPKSTTVACCNIIIKPEDHSDTGNSQGSKAISQSPNRSAKRTDREARRRQMSRTRSERDAAALSQAHTVGCQWFPWGRGLRARSVSQDSCSSALATAGSSSPPEQQVRSPSSCSHHGQPSCRILQEAQKFQISRHGSFCSEDSCMSSQGAVGGNRTSCCKHSSLPIGRYEGPLCPQESASNALRLQRVMEELVFTEREYVRSLGYILTHYLPLMDRPDIPQDLRGKRGIIFGNLEKLYDFHSHYFLPELEACQREPAMVARCFLRHSESFGLYALYSKNKPQSDALILHRRHDIFKKKQQELGDMMDLSSYLLRPIQRISKYSLLLQDMLALAGAYRPKEMIQDKLFASGAHTESVCGSPVYVPDLTSSERERERAEIQAAADLVRFQMRHGNDLLTMDAIQDCDLNLKEQGQLIRQDEFTVFYRKKKCVRRVFLFEDLILFSKTKKTAVGNDVYVYKQSFKTNDIGMTHNSGVSSLCFEIWFRRRKSEDTYTLRASSMDLKQAWTTDLERILWDQAAHSRELRMQERVFMGMCRKPFMDIQPSDAAICDRAVSCSLPGRRF